The window AGTCCGCTGGTGTTCAGCTCCATGGCCACCCCGGTGGCCGCGATGCGATCGAGCGCGCGCTCGATGAATGGCTGGATGCGCGGAAAATTCCAGGACTCGGGCGACTCATTCTTCACAAGATCGGGATGCGCCAGGGTGTCGTACAGGCCGGTCTCGGCGGCCTCGGCCAGATGCGTGAAATAAGTCTGCTGGTAGGCAAAGTAGTCGCCGTTGAAATACCGCTGGCGATAGGCGTTCATCTGCATGTGCACCGACCCCAGGACGTGATGCAGCGGTGCGCGCCGGTGCAGCTTCTCGATCCACGATTCGATGCCCGGAAAATAATCGCTCTCGAGCCCCAGACGCACATCCACCCTGCCCTGCATGCGTGAACGCGCATGGGCGATGAGATCGACGTACTCCTCAAACTGGCCGACTTCCATGCGCCATTGCGCGGATTGTCCGTCCGGCAGCGGACAATGGCACGTGAAGACGATGCCCTTCAGCCCGCGGGCGGCGGCGGCTTCCGCGTACTCAACGGGTGTGCCCGTCGCATGCTTGCACAAGGGAGTGTGGCAGTGGGATTCGTAGAAGAGTGATTCGGTTGATGCAGGCATGTGTTGTTCGTCGAAGGCGGCTTTCGCCGGCCATGGACATGATCAACGGCACGCTACGGCATTTTGAGTGTCGTCGCAAGGACGGCTGCGAGCCGTCTCCTTCTCAGGAGCCGATGGGATGCCAGGTCGTCTTGAATTCCAGCCAGTCGCGGATGGCGTAGAGCCCTTGCGCCTTGTCGTCGGTCCAGTCGAAGGATTCCTCGGCGGGGACGAGCTTCACGCGTTTGATCGACTCGGCGGCTCCCAACTCGATGAGCCGGCGCTCCGCGGTGCCGGCGACACCGCCGACGCCGCGGAGATGCTGGTGGCTCGCGAACGTGGGGATGAGCTCCTTCCTGTAACCGGTGAGAAGGTTGACGACGCCACCAGGCAGATCACTGGTCGCCAGCATTTCCCCGAGCAGTATCGCCGGATAGGGCTGCGTTTCCGACGCGAGGGCGACGACCGCGTTGCCGCTGACGATGGCGGGTGCGAACAAGGAGACGAGAGCGAGAAGCGGAGACGAATCCGGGGCGATCAGCCCGATGACACCCATGGGTTCGGTCACGGTGAAATTGAAATACGGACCCGCCACCGGATTCACATTGCCAAGCACCTGCTCGTACTTGTCCGCCCAGCCGGCATAATGGATCAATCGCTCCACGGACAGCGCGACCTCGGACCTTGCCGCTGCGGCGGGCGAGCCGTTCAGGCCCACGGCCTCCGCGAGTTCCTGTGAACGCGCCTCGATCATTTCAGCGAGCCGGTAGAGAATCTGGGCGCGATTGTACGCGGTGCGGCGAGCCCAGGCTGCGCCGGCCTTCGCGGCCGCCTCGACGGCGTTGCGCAGATCTTTCCGGGTGCACTGGGGAATGTGTCCGACGAACCTGCCATCGCGGTCGCTCAACGGAAACGTGCGCCCGCTCTCCGAGCGGATGAACGCTCCGCCCACGTAGGCTTTTGGTGTCTTGGTGATGGTCAGTCGTGCCATGGGAATGCCCTCAGTGCAGCCGGACGTAGTCGGCGAGACCCTGGCGTCCGCCCTCGCGGCCGAAGCCGGACTCCTTGTATCCACCGAATGGTGACGCCGGATCGAAGCGGTTGTACGTGTTCGCCCAGACGACGCCGGCCTTCAGCTCCGTGCTCATTCTGAGAATGCGCGATCCCTTGTCGGTCCAGACGCCCGCGCTCAGTCCGTAGGCGGTGTTGTTCGCCTTTTCGATCGCCTCATCGATCGTGCGAAACGTGAGGATGGACAGGACCGGACCGAAGATCTCCTCGCGGGCCACGCGGTGGCTCTGCTGCACGCCGCTCAGGATTGTCGGGCGGAAGTAGAAGCCGCGGGAAGGAAGGCGGCAGGGCGGCTGGAAGAGTTCGGCGCCGTCCCGCACCCCGATGCTGACAAGCCGGCGGATCTTTTCGAGCTGCTCGCGGGAGTTGATGGCGCCGATGTCGGTGTTCTTGTCGATGGGATCGCCCACCCGCAGCACGCGCATGCGGTTCTTGAGTCTTGCGAGAACGATGTCCGCCACGCCCTCCTGTACGAGAAGCCGGGAACCCGCGCAGCAGACTTGTCCCTGGTTGAAGAAGATGCCGTTCACCACGCCCTCGACCGCCTGGTCGATCGGGGCGTCCTCGAAGACGATGTTCGCCGCCTTTCCGCCGAGCTCGAGCGTGAGTTTTTTTCCGGAACCGGCTGTTGATCGCATGATCTTCTTTCCGACCTCGGTCGATCCGGTGAACGCAATCTTCGCGGCCGCGGGATGATTGACCACCGCTGCGCCGACTTCGCCCGCGCCGGTGACGAGGTTGACCACGCCGGGAGGCAGTCCGGCCTCGATGAAAATCTCGGCGAGTTTGAGTGCGGTGATCGACGTCGTCTCCGCCGGCTTGAGCACGATGGTGTTTCCCGTGGCGAGGGCGGGCGCGAGTTTCCACGCGAGCATCAGCAGCGGGAAATTCCAGGGGATGACCTGGGCGACCACGCCGTGCGGTGAGAATCCGCGGGCGCCCGGGAAGGCGTACTCGAGCTTGTCCGCCCAGCCGGCGTGATGGAAAAAATGCGCCGCGGCCATGGGCACGTCGAAATCGCGGGATTCCTTGATCGGCTTGCCGCCGTCGAGCGTCTCGGCGACGGCGAATTCACGCGCGCGATCCTGCAGCAGCCTCGCGATGCGGTAGATGAATTTTCCGCGTTCGCGACCCGGCAGGCCGGACCAGGCCGGAAAGGCGCGCGTCGCCGCGGAAAATGCGGCGTCGATGTCGGCGTCGCCGGCGATGGCGATTTCCGCGAGCTGTGTTTCGTTCGCGGGATTCAGCGTTGGAAAGTATTTTCCCGAGCGTGGAGCGCTGAACTTTCCGTCGATGAAGAGATCGTAGCGCGCCTTGAGCCTGGGATCCGCCGTCTCTGGAGCCGGGTCGAAGGCCCAGAGGTCCCCGAAGATGAGTTCGGGGGCGGGCCTTGCGGGGCGCGTGGTGCTTTTTGTGCGGGAACGTGCGGGCATGAGGTGCGTCGGTCAGTAGCTTTCGGCCGCCTCGCTGAAGGCGTAGGGTGCCTGGTAGGCGCCGGTCTTTTCCTTCACGAGCTGGCGCAGCAGGTCGTTGAGCAACGAGGACGCGCCGAAGCGGTAGCGGGCGGGAGTCAGCCATTCATCGCCGAGCGTTTCCTTCACGGCGACCAGGAAGGCCAGGGCCTGCTTTGCGGTCCGGATCCCTCCAGCCGGCTTCATGCCGATGGCGACGCCTGTATCCAGAAAATAATCACGGATGGCCTCGATCATGACCTGGTTGTTGCCGAGTGTCGCGTTGGACGACGTCTTGCCCGTGCTCGTCTTGATGAAATCGCCGGGGCGGATCGCGCGCATGGCGAGAAAGGAGGCTGCGCGGATGTTGTCGTAGGACTCGAGTTCGCCGGTCTCGAGAATCACCTTGAGTTTCGCCCGGCCGCAGGCCGTGACCACCGCGCGAATCTCGTCCTGCATGCGACCGAATTCTCCGGCGAGGAAGGCGCCGCGGTTGATGACCATGTCGATTTCATCCGCGCCGTCGGCGACTGCCGCGCGCACTTCGGCGAGCCGGGTGTCGAGGCGGGTCTGGCCGCTCGGAAAGGCGGTGGCGACCGAGGCGATCCGCACCGGGGAGGAGGCGCCCAGAAATCTTCGCGCGTGGCGGACCATGGCCGGATAGACACACACCGCGGCCACGGCGGGAAGCGCGTCGAGGGCTCCGCGTTCATCGGGAGTCTCGTGGGGATGCAGCGCCTTGATGCACAGCGAGGCCACCTTTCCGGGAGTGTCCTTTCCCTCGAGGGTCGTCAGGTCGACCATGGACACCGCGAGCCGCAGGCCGAACACCTTTGAGGACTTCTTTATCGAGCGGGTGACGTACTTTGCGACCCGCTCCTCGATGCCGACGGCGTCGACGGTTCCTGTTTCGTCGAGGAGCCTGCGAACTGCCGCCGGTCGTTGGGAACTCATTGGGCAGAACCTGCCGCCGGTTCAGCATGATCACAACGGAAAACACGATGCCGCACGCGCGGGGTTCACCGGGTAAGCGCATGCAGGCCGATGAATTGCGCAGCTATTCACAAGTTATTCAGAATCGCGTCCGCTGTAAGACGCGAGCCAACTCGTTTTCGTTCAAAAATTTCCGCAGCGGTTCGAAACTTTTCCTGCTTGTGGCGCGGCGGGAGAATCACATGATTGACGCCAGTGGCTCATCCGGTTGCCAACCCCAACCCCGCTGCCCCGTGCAGCAAACACCCGAAGCGACGCATCGCTCTGATTGTGGCGATCATCCTCGCGGCGATTCTCGGTGGAGTCTTCCTGCTGGAGGGAGACTCCCGTGTTGCCATGCTGATTGGCGTCGCCCCCCTGCTTCTGGTTGCCTTGGTCTGCCTGTGCGACCCCTGCTGCAAGGGCAGGGATTCTCACGACTGAGACAGTCTTGCCACGACCGCCGGCAGCAGCGCGTGTTCCGCCGCGTGCACCCGGGCGGTCAGCGATTCCAGTGTGTCGGATTCTTCGATACGAACGGCGGCCTGGTCGATGATTGGACCGCCATCGACCTCAAGGGTGACCCTGTGCACGGTGCAACCCGTGATTTTCACGCCCCGCCGGAGGGCCTGGCCGATCGCGTCGAGCCCGGGAAAACTCGGCAGGAGGCTGGGATGGAGATTGATGATCCTGCCGGAGAACGCGCGAAGGAGCGCGGGCTTCAGCACGCGCATGAATCCGGCCAGCACGATGAGTTCCGCGTGGTGGCATGCGATCGCCTTGATGAAGCGGGTTTCGCCCTCGCCCTCGAGCTTTGTCTTGAATGGCGCGGGATCGACGTAGGACGCGTGGACGGCGAATCGAGGTCCGAGCGCGAGTATGCCTGCGTCGGGCCTGTCAGAAAGCAGGCCCACGATTGTTGCGCGGCCGAGCTTGCCGGCCTGCTGGGCGAGCAGGAGCGCCTCTGCGTTGGAGCCCCGACCTGATCCAAGGATGACGACGCGCATGTGAAATTGGAGGAGGACCCGCGGCTAGATTTCCCCGGCGGACCTTATCTTTTCGATCAGCCGGGTCGTGCTGAAGCCGGGCAGGAAGGGGAGAAAGGTGATCCTTGCCCCGGCCTCCTGCAACGCCTCGCGCTCGCCCTTGTCGAGTTTGTCCAGGGTGTAGTCGCCGGCCTTCGTGTAGATGTCGGGTTTCAGCGCCCGGATCTCCCCTGTTAGTCGCGGAGAACGAAATATGACGATGCCATCGACGCATTCGAGGGCTCCCAGCGCGAACGCGCGTTCGCCCTCGGTCTGCACGGGCCGCTTCGGCCCCTTGAGCGCCTTCACGCTTTCGTCCGCATTGAGCGCGACGAAGAGCGCGTCCCCGAGCGAACGCGCCTGTTTGAGATGGTGAAGATGCCCCGTGTGCAGCAGATCGAAGACCCCGTTGGTCAGGACAAGCCTTCTCCCGCTTCGCCTGAGCCCGTCCCTCACCGCCACCGCCTGTTCGAGCGTGAAAAGCTTGGGATTCTCAAGGGGAGTCATTCGCGGGGACCTATTGTCGTCATTCGAACCGCCGCCCGATCCCGGCGCGCCTAGTTGCCGACGCTGGCCAGGCCGGCGCCCTTGGAGGCCCCCGGCGACTTGTCGTCGCCGGTCACCAGCACGGCGGAGAGGCCGGCGACGGCCTTTTCGGACGGGGCGACCTCGATGATGATGCGGAAGGTGCCGGATGTGGAGTCGACAATCGGATCGATGTGGCGGACCACGCCCTCGACGCGGGAATCGGCCTCCGGCGTGGTCTGGACCCGCAGGGCGACCTTCTGGCCAGGTGTGAAGCGTCCGAGCAGGGAGTAGTCTGCGAAGACGACGAAGCGAAGCGAGCTGGCGTCCACGACGCGGGCGATCGTTTCGAAGCGCTCGACCGCCTCCCCGACCGACTTGACGGTTTTCAGGAAAATGCCGTCGATGGGGGAGCGCAGCGTCCGGTACTCAAGCCTCACTTCCGCCATGGCCAGCATTGCCCTGGCCTGGTCGACACGGCTCTCCGTGACCTTGAGCATGGACCGGCTTTCCTCGAACTGCTTGTCGCTCGCGATCTTTTCCTTGAAAAGGGCCTCCACGCGGGCGAAGTCGGTCCGGGC of the Opitutaceae bacterium genome contains:
- a CDS encoding phosphoribosylglycinamide formyltransferase, translating into MRVVILGSGRGSNAEALLLAQQAGKLGRATIVGLLSDRPDAGILALGPRFAVHASYVDPAPFKTKLEGEGETRFIKAIACHHAELIVLAGFMRVLKPALLRAFSGRIINLHPSLLPSFPGLDAIGQALRRGVKITGCTVHRVTLEVDGGPIIDQAAVRIEESDTLESLTARVHAAEHALLPAVVARLSQS
- a CDS encoding histidinol-phosphatase; this translates as MPASTESLFYESHCHTPLCKHATGTPVEYAEAAAARGLKGIVFTCHCPLPDGQSAQWRMEVGQFEEYVDLIAHARSRMQGRVDVRLGLESDYFPGIESWIEKLHRRAPLHHVLGSVHMQMNAYRQRYFNGDYFAYQQTYFTHLAEAAETGLYDTLAHPDLVKNESPESWNFPRIQPFIERALDRIAATGVAMELNTSGLNKALPEMNPGPTMLGLMHARGIPVVIGADAHTSDRVGDRFEDALDLLEDAGYAEVSIFLERRRQALPLAAVRASLKSR
- a CDS encoding efflux RND transporter periplasmic adaptor subunit; translated protein: MLRSLPGAILLFLAITAGLGAQTGTDAWSTVSRGSLRSVLAPRSDIKLSSPAAGIVEKILVPEGSRIVAGQAILRLDARQEEAEVAQARASLRGTEADHERARTDFARVEALFKEKIASDKQFEESRSMLKVTESRVDQARAMLAMAEVRLEYRTLRSPIDGIFLKTVKSVGEAVERFETIARVVDASSLRFVVFADYSLLGRFTPGQKVALRVQTTPEADSRVEGVVRHIDPIVDSTSGTFRIIIEVAPSEKAVAGLSAVLVTGDDKSPGASKGAGLASVGN
- a CDS encoding aldehyde dehydrogenase family protein gives rise to the protein MARLTITKTPKAYVGGAFIRSESGRTFPLSDRDGRFVGHIPQCTRKDLRNAVEAAAKAGAAWARRTAYNRAQILYRLAEMIEARSQELAEAVGLNGSPAAAARSEVALSVERLIHYAGWADKYEQVLGNVNPVAGPYFNFTVTEPMGVIGLIAPDSSPLLALVSLFAPAIVSGNAVVALASETQPYPAILLGEMLATSDLPGGVVNLLTGYRKELIPTFASHQHLRGVGGVAGTAERRLIELGAAESIKRVKLVPAEESFDWTDDKAQGLYAIRDWLEFKTTWHPIGS
- a CDS encoding aldehyde dehydrogenase family protein, which codes for MPARSRTKSTTRPARPAPELIFGDLWAFDPAPETADPRLKARYDLFIDGKFSAPRSGKYFPTLNPANETQLAEIAIAGDADIDAAFSAATRAFPAWSGLPGRERGKFIYRIARLLQDRAREFAVAETLDGGKPIKESRDFDVPMAAAHFFHHAGWADKLEYAFPGARGFSPHGVVAQVIPWNFPLLMLAWKLAPALATGNTIVLKPAETTSITALKLAEIFIEAGLPPGVVNLVTGAGEVGAAVVNHPAAAKIAFTGSTEVGKKIMRSTAGSGKKLTLELGGKAANIVFEDAPIDQAVEGVVNGIFFNQGQVCCAGSRLLVQEGVADIVLARLKNRMRVLRVGDPIDKNTDIGAINSREQLEKIRRLVSIGVRDGAELFQPPCRLPSRGFYFRPTILSGVQQSHRVAREEIFGPVLSILTFRTIDEAIEKANNTAYGLSAGVWTDKGSRILRMSTELKAGVVWANTYNRFDPASPFGGYKESGFGREGGRQGLADYVRLH
- a CDS encoding adenylyltransferase/cytidyltransferase family protein, whose amino-acid sequence is MTPLENPKLFTLEQAVAVRDGLRRSGRRLVLTNGVFDLLHTGHLHHLKQARSLGDALFVALNADESVKALKGPKRPVQTEGERAFALGALECVDGIVIFRSPRLTGEIRALKPDIYTKAGDYTLDKLDKGEREALQEAGARITFLPFLPGFSTTRLIEKIRSAGEI
- the deoC gene encoding deoxyribose-phosphate aldolase; translated protein: MSSQRPAAVRRLLDETGTVDAVGIEERVAKYVTRSIKKSSKVFGLRLAVSMVDLTTLEGKDTPGKVASLCIKALHPHETPDERGALDALPAVAAVCVYPAMVRHARRFLGASSPVRIASVATAFPSGQTRLDTRLAEVRAAVADGADEIDMVINRGAFLAGEFGRMQDEIRAVVTACGRAKLKVILETGELESYDNIRAASFLAMRAIRPGDFIKTSTGKTSSNATLGNNQVMIEAIRDYFLDTGVAIGMKPAGGIRTAKQALAFLVAVKETLGDEWLTPARYRFGASSLLNDLLRQLVKEKTGAYQAPYAFSEAAESY